GCCCCGATCTTCGACACTGTAGTAAACGACATCCTGCGCACCTATCTGCCGCACAGCTTCAAGTCGCTCTTTCGTGGCTGGCTTCGCCACAATCGATAAACGCATCTCAGAATGTCTCCGTGTTGAAATATTGATGGCCGGATTGCGTATTCACTTGCTTCATTCTTCGTCTCCAAGCCCCAAGCGGCCCTTTTATTAGTGCTCAAGAAACTCAGCCGATTTTGATGGAAATCGATCAAGTAACCCCATATGTTATTATAAGTTATATCTTATATGGTCAATAATTAAATCGTAACCTTTCCGCGAGCAGTACGCCAATCACACGGTTTTTGATTAACTCAATTGTTGCAGTGCGTTGATATCGATCTGTATATGCTACTTGCATATGGCGGTTAGGACATGTGATTGACAGCCGTGAAATTCGATCCGATTTAGTTTACAGGTTTTGATCAGGAACTCGTTTATCTCCCAGTTTTTTGCGCCGGTGTGACATTCTGCACAGGGCGTTTGAAAAGGCAACCTAGCCCTTGATCACATCGATCGATAAGTGGTTGCAGCAGGCAAAGACAGGCGTTTCATTGAGGAAGGCCTCGACCTCCTTAGGCTCGAAGTCTATGCCGTCCAAATTTAATCAAATCAACTTACCCTACTGCGCCGTCCGGCCCTAGACAGACACTGATGATAGGCAACTACCATTTAGCACCCTCATTGACCGTCTCACTATAAATAATAGCCTCTGCCATGAGGCTCGAATATTAATTCCGCTTACAATGCGAACAGTGCGTAAATCTTGCCCGCCCCTCGCTTGTGGGTCCTGACCAGAAACCCTCTAAGAATCAACGAGAGCTCCGAAGCGCTGGTATAGCGCTATCTTATCAGTTTGGGAACTAGACAACGGTTACATCCTCTCTATAACCGCCGCGTACCTTAAACAGGCGAACGATCTGCCATTGTCGGAACAGAACTCTTTCCTGGCCTAGAATTGTTACAGGATTTATCAAGTTGGCAATTTTCAACTGACGGACAGGTTAGTCTAAGAACCTTCTAATTCGCGAATGTAGTTGCCAATGGCACTACAGCCATGAATTATGTCAGCTTGTACTGCAGCGACAGCTCTAGAGCAGTCTTTAGCACCGAGCGCCTCGAAAAGATTTAGATGATCAGGAGCCCCGATCGTGACATCAATGCGCTTTGAATAGTACACACGCAAGATTGGTCCCATCTTTGCCCACAAGTTCAAGATTGAGGACATCAGCATTGGCATGTCCGCCCTTTCGTAGATCATGAAATGAATTCTTCGATTGAGCGACTGAGCTTCCGCTCGTTCTTGATTGGCTTCCGCGCTGATGAACTTTGCATGAAGCTTGGACAATTCCTCGACGTCCGATTGTGTGATATTTTCAGTTGCTTTCTCAACCGCCAATCCTTCCAGGACTAATCGCATAGATAATATCTGGCTGAAACGGCTGCTCGATAGAATCGGAACAGCAAAGGCTCTTAGTGAAGACATCTCAACAGAATCCTCGGCAACCAAGCGGATGAGAGCTTCTCGAACTGGCGACACGCTCGTTCCGGTCTGCTTTGCCAATTCGTTTAGCTTTAAGCGTTGACCTGGTTCATACGCACCCGAGATCAATTGTTCCATCAAATCATGGTAGATCGGCGCAGATAGCGTCTGAAAGCTCGAAGGACTCAGTTTTTTCATAGTGTAGTTAGTCTCCTAGCAAATTAATCTTAGTAACAACCAATCGCTACGTGTTATAACAAGTAACTTTGTTTTCGCAGGTTTTCTACCCCACAATTACAACCTGAGAATTGTAACACTAATAATCGTAGGTTCTGCACTCGGCATTGGTCTTGGGAGGAAGAAATTCTGCTTCTTTAGAGTGATATCAATCTGTTGGCACTCGTAATTGAAGCAATACCTTCAACGAGCTTGAGCAAGGTTATTAATGAAGCCCCGAATGGATTTACCCCATTCCGAGATGCGTCCAGTTCCACTACTGACTTCGAAGAAGAATTCTACAATAGAGAACTCATTAACCCCGTCGGTTTTACTAAATTGAATCCTCTATTGTATAATTTCATAATATAGATTATTATTACATTTGAATTATACATTAAGGAACAAAGTTGAAATGAGCACTCTTTCTTTCAAAAAATCCGAAGACTTTATCACTGAAGCTTCCGGCTACCTAGCGGGTGGAGTCAGTAGCAATTTTCGTCTTGGTATGTTGCCGGGGCCTCTAGCATTCACAAAAGCAGAAGGAGCCATTCTCCATGACGTCGACGGGAACGGTCTGATCGATTATTACCTTGGCATGGGTCCAATGATCTTAGGCCATAATCCTGCAGCTGTTCGTGAAAAAGTTGCAGCCAGCATGAATGATGGCATTTTGTTCGGTGGGCAAAGTCAACTTGAGGTCGATGCAGCTAAATTACTATGCCAGATTGTCCCCGTTGCAGAGCGCGTACGTTTCTCAGGCTCTGGATCTGAAGCAGTCCAAGGCGTACTTCGTCTTGCCCGCGCAGTAACTGGCCAAACGAAGGTCATCAAGTTCGAAGGTCATTACCACGGATGGTTTGACAATGTTCTTTGGTCGAACGCCCCGTCGCTGGAAGCAGCGGGTTCAAGGGAAACTCCAAATGTGACTCCGCTCTCTAAAGGTCAGGAAGAAGAGGCCTCTTCTGGGCTCGTGATCCTTCCTTGGAATGATCTGGACTTACTTCAAACACGATTGGCTCAAGGCGATATTGCAGCTGTAATCATGGAGCCTGCAATGTGCAATTCTGGCGCAATTGCTCCACGAGATGGATATCTTGAGGGCGCTAAAGAAGCTTGCGAAAAATATGGCACGCTTTTGATCTTCGACGAAACAATTACAGGATTCCGGCTCGCACCCGGCGGGGCTCAACAGTATTTCGGTGTAACTCCGCATCTGGCAACATTCGCGAAAGCCATGGCAAACGGGTTTCAGGTGGCAGCGATAACTGGCCCTGAAAATCTCATGGAACTGTTTGCCACTGGCGGAGTATTGCACGGCGGCACCTACAATTCTCAAATACTTTCGATGGCGGCAACCATAGCTACTTTGGAAAATGTTTCTGTGCCCAGTTTCCATAACGATCTCAATAACAAAAGCATTAAATTGCAAGAAGGGATCGAGAAAGCACTTGCCGATGCTGGTGTTCAGGCCTCAATCGCCGGATTCCCTGGCTTCATTCATGTTGGACTTGGACTGACTGAAAAGCCACGGGAATATCGGGACCTGATTGCAATTGACAAAGAACGGTACAGAGCACTTTGCCACGCAATGCTGAAACGCGGCGTGCGAGCTCTGGAGCGTGGCGCCTGGTTCGTATCTTCTACACATACCGATGATATTTTGGACGAAACGATCGCCGCGGTCAGAGAAGCGGCAGAGGAAATCGCCTGATCTCCCCTGAACTTCCCGACGCAGTTGCATAAATCGCCACTGTGTCGGGAAATTTTTGCAAAAATCAGGGAACGAATACAGATCAAAAAACTCAATTGTTATAATTTATAATGTATAATAAAAATATAATTTACTAAAATTCTAATTGGAAGAAAGCAACTAAAGCTACTGATCTGAAACTCAAGAGCCTAGGCACATCTCTCCTGAGCTGTACAACAATACTTCCTGTGTTGGGCATGGCATCTGTCGCTCATGCTTAAAATTGCGAAGGCAGTAACTTTAACAGCCCAGCTCCGGCAGATACGGCAGGCGCAGTGCGCTTGTTCGCTGAAGACATCCCAGATACCGACCACGTCAAAGCACTACTTGGCGCCTTCAACGAAGCTTACCAAAACATCAACGTAAAGATTGAAAGCGACGCGTTCGACGTGATTCGCGATCAGCAAATTTCGTCATTTCAGCGATCAGATGGTACGCAGAACGTCATGCAGATTATTCCGTAATGGGTTTCGGAATGTCACGAAGCAGGCTTTGTAGAGAGCCTGGCTCCGACGATCCTACAGTGCTAATCCAACCAACCAGCGAATTTCCTACAGTTGAATCCAGTGCACGTTTTCAGAATCCAACTGCAGGAAAAAGTCGAACCAATCAGTTAAAGGCTACCGTCTTTTGTTCCTGTTCGCCCAAACCTTCGACCCCAAGCCGAATTTGTTGACCAGTCTTGAGATATATAGGTTCAGGCTTTTGTCCCATGCCCACGCCTGGAGGCGTGCCAGTTGAAATGACGTCACCGGGCTCCAGGGTCATGAAACGACTGCAATATGAAATGAGCTCCGCGACACCAAAGATCATCGTTGAGGTTGAGCCGTCCTGATACCGGACACCGTCCACCTCAAGCCACATCGACAATGCCTGCGGATCTGGGATTTCATCTCGCGTAACCAGCCACGGACCAATTGGACCAAACGTGTCGCAGGATTTTCCTTTGACCCACTGACCACCCCGTTCTATCTGAAACTCGCGTTCAGAAAGATCATTCACGACGCAGTAGCCCGCTACATGAGATAGCGCATCGTCTTCAGCGACATGACGAGCAGTTTTACCAATAACTACGCCTAGTTCTACTTCCCAGTCAGACTTGTTTGAGTCCTTTGGAATGGTGACATCGTCATTAGCCCCTACGACAGCGCTGGTTGCTTTCATGAACATGATCGGCTCTTCGGGGATTGGCATATTTGCTTCCTTGGCGTGATCACTATAGTTCAAGCCAATGCACAAGAACTTACCAATCCCAGATACGCAGGCCCCCAAGCGAGTCCCCTCATCGACCAAAGGGAGACCATAAAGGTCCGTGCTCCGAATTCTCTCCAGCTCAGAATCTAACAGCGCGCGGCCAGAAACATCATCGACAACCGATGACAGATCCCTGATCTTCCCCTCTTGATCCAAAATTCCCGGTTTTTCCTGGCCCGGTGAGCCAAATCGAACAAGTTTCATATCATCTCCAATTTTATGCAAAGTAAATTTCGTGGCTACGGCTTAGTCTAGAAAGTCCGATACGGGCATTCCTCGAACACCGCAGTCCACCGCAAAGAGAGCCCCTTCGTTGGGGTTTTCGTCGACTGCTTGTCTGCTTAACCCTGACCGAGCCGTTGTTACAAACAGAGTTTTCATATCCGGTCCACCAAAACAGCAACTCGTTACGTTCGTTGCAGGAATACTGACGGTTCGGTCCATATTTCCGCTTTGATCAAAGCGAACGACACTGCCGCCGCCCCAACGCGCGTTCCATAGATAACCCTCTTCGTCCATTGCTGACCCGTCGGGTACGCCTAGTGGGCAATCGGTATTGAACCGTTTAATTGAACCAAGTGTTCCATCAGTATTATGAACAGCCGAAAATAGAGCCCCTTTCATACTGTCAGCAAAGAAAAACTCACGATTGTTTGGACTCCATGCGAGGGTATTCATAATACCCAATGTTTCAGGAAGAAGAGGAACTGTGCAACCATCGGACGTAACGCGAAATATGCCGCCGATGTCTGAGTTTATTTCGATGGGCGCCCCATCTTCAGCGATATTGTTCTGCATAGAGCCAACCCAAAAGCTACCATCCGGAGCAACTTTTCCATCGTTAAGGCGTGCGAGAGGGTTATGTTCGATTGGGTTGCACATCGGGCTGACTGTTCCGTTTTCGAAGTCCAACAAAACTACTCCCGCCCGACAGGCAATAATCAGCCTGCCAGACCGACAAAGGCCAATCGCGGAAGGCCTGCGGACAGTACACATGTCCACATCGCCTGTCGAAACTTGAAGCTTAAAGACTGAATCCCCTTCAATATCCACGAAATATAGAAAGCCTCCGACGCAATCCCAAACGGGGCCTTCACCAAGCGATAGACGCAGGTCAGCGTGTAGAATTTGGACGTGTGAGGGTAAAGAAGTCATTTTGCGATGAGTTCCCTTGAAAGTCGAGCACAACGCTCCTTTAGTTCTGATGAAATTTCAGCAACACGCTCCGGTGACATGCGGTGAACCACGCCAGTCACTGAAATCGACGCAACAACTTCATCGAATGGTCCAAAGATAGGAGCTGCAATACAAGACGCACCTAATTCGTTCTCCTGCACCTCAGTTGCAAATCCCTTAACTCTAATATCCTCCAGTTTCTGCTCAAGCTCACCCCGATCAGTGATTGTGAATTGGGTGAGCTTAGTAAACTCGATATTATTTAAGACCCATTCTCGTCTTTCGTCCGGGAAAAAAGCCAAAAGAACCTTACCACATGCACTAGAGTGATAATTCGACCGAGCGCCGGCGTAGGCGGTCGCACGAACACCTAGTTGACTTTGCAGGGCTTCGACAAGGATCGCTTCCTGAAAGTATGGCATCGCCAAATTAACTGTTTCTCCAGTAGACTGGCACAGCTCTCGGAGAACAGGGCGACTGAGTTCCAAAATAGGTAGATTCTTGGATACTTGCCTTCCCAATTCTAGACATCTGAGGCCCAATTTGTATCCCTTAGGATTGCTCGTTCGCATGAGAAACCCTAAAACAACAAGACTTTCTGCCAAATTGAACACTGTCGTTTTATTCAAACCGAGCGTTTCAGTTAACTTAGAAAGCGGCGTTGCCTCCCTGTTGTTCATAACAGCGGATAAGATTGCGTCAGCCCTTGCAAGAGACTGAATCCTTGGCTCCTGGGCCTCAACCAGCGTGGCAATTTCCATGAGTACTCCTGTCGAATGTTCGCTAATATTTTACATTATAGAACAGTTTTCACTTCTCACCACAACCCAATTCACCCCAATAAATACATTATTGTATAATTTTTTATTGTATTATATCATAATGTATAATAAATTAATGTCAACAACACAACGCTTTGGAACAACAAAATGACCGTTGAGCGAAAACCCTGGGGGCAAGTTGGGGCTTCAAACGCAAATCTATACACGATCACCAATCGTGTAGTAGCGTCCGTTGAGTTGACTGACTTTGGTGCTGCGGTTGTTCAAATGAACATGCCATGCCACAAAGGTGAGATCGCGGATTGTGTACTGGGATATGATACACTTCAGGACTACGTGGACACGCTGACTTACTTCGGATTCACCAAAGATTGCGTGCCCCTTGCGCTGTGGACCAAGTTCAGCGCTGTCAAAGCCAATATCGTTCACAACGCCTGCATTTTTGACAAGGTCATAGAAAGCGATCTGGGTGCAAGCGTTAGCTATCATTTTGCTCGAAAGGAAGACTATTTATGGGTCTCTTAGATGGAAAATCCGGCATTGTCACAGGTGCCGCACAAGGATTTGGTTTGGCCACCGCAAAACGGTTGGCTGAAGAAGGCGCTGCGGTGGCCTTGGTGGATATCAAGGCGGACAAGGTTAATGCCGCTGCTGCATCGCTCGTTTCCGAAGGTCTGAATGCCATCGCTGTAAAGGCTGACGTCTCTGACGAAAATGCAACTATTCGTATGTTGGATGAAGCTGAGCAAGCCTTTGGTGAATTGAACTTCATTCATCAGAATGCAGCGATTCAGGTTGAAAAGCTGCTGCACGAGACAACACTAGACGAGTGGGATCAGTTGATGGCAGTCAACCTGCGCTCGATGTTCCTGGGGGCAAAACACATTTTGCCTCGAATGATGCGTTCAGGCGGTGGATCGATTGTTAACAGTGCCTCCATTCTGTCGTTGTCAGCTGACGAAGTGCTACCGCTCTACTCAGCTAGCAAACACGGTGT
The nucleotide sequence above comes from Rhodobacteraceae bacterium Araon29. Encoded proteins:
- a CDS encoding FCD domain-containing protein, with translation MKKLSPSSFQTLSAPIYHDLMEQLISGAYEPGQRLKLNELAKQTGTSVSPVREALIRLVAEDSVEMSSLRAFAVPILSSSRFSQILSMRLVLEGLAVEKATENITQSDVEELSKLHAKFISAEANQERAEAQSLNRRIHFMIYERADMPMLMSSILNLWAKMGPILRVYYSKRIDVTIGAPDHLNLFEALGAKDCSRAVAAVQADIIHGCSAIGNYIRELEGS
- a CDS encoding aminotransferase class III-fold pyridoxal phosphate-dependent enzyme; this translates as MSTLSFKKSEDFITEASGYLAGGVSSNFRLGMLPGPLAFTKAEGAILHDVDGNGLIDYYLGMGPMILGHNPAAVREKVAASMNDGILFGGQSQLEVDAAKLLCQIVPVAERVRFSGSGSEAVQGVLRLARAVTGQTKVIKFEGHYHGWFDNVLWSNAPSLEAAGSRETPNVTPLSKGQEEEASSGLVILPWNDLDLLQTRLAQGDIAAVIMEPAMCNSGAIAPRDGYLEGAKEACEKYGTLLIFDETITGFRLAPGGAQQYFGVTPHLATFAKAMANGFQVAAITGPENLMELFATGGVLHGGTYNSQILSMAATIATLENVSVPSFHNDLNNKSIKLQEGIEKALADAGVQASIAGFPGFIHVGLGLTEKPREYRDLIAIDKERYRALCHAMLKRGVRALERGAWFVSSTHTDDILDETIAAVREAAEEIA
- a CDS encoding ureidoglycolate lyase, with the protein product MKLVRFGSPGQEKPGILDQEGKIRDLSSVVDDVSGRALLDSELERIRSTDLYGLPLVDEGTRLGACVSGIGKFLCIGLNYSDHAKEANMPIPEEPIMFMKATSAVVGANDDVTIPKDSNKSDWEVELGVVIGKTARHVAEDDALSHVAGYCVVNDLSEREFQIERGGQWVKGKSCDTFGPIGPWLVTRDEIPDPQALSMWLEVDGVRYQDGSTSTMIFGVAELISYCSRFMTLEPGDVISTGTPPGVGMGQKPEPIYLKTGQQIRLGVEGLGEQEQKTVAFN
- a CDS encoding SMP-30/gluconolactonase/LRE family protein, producing the protein MTSLPSHVQILHADLRLSLGEGPVWDCVGGFLYFVDIEGDSVFKLQVSTGDVDMCTVRRPSAIGLCRSGRLIIACRAGVVLLDFENGTVSPMCNPIEHNPLARLNDGKVAPDGSFWVGSMQNNIAEDGAPIEINSDIGGIFRVTSDGCTVPLLPETLGIMNTLAWSPNNREFFFADSMKGALFSAVHNTDGTLGSIKRFNTDCPLGVPDGSAMDEEGYLWNARWGGGSVVRFDQSGNMDRTVSIPATNVTSCCFGGPDMKTLFVTTARSGLSRQAVDENPNEGALFAVDCGVRGMPVSDFLD
- a CDS encoding helix-turn-helix domain-containing protein; the protein is MEIATLVEAQEPRIQSLARADAILSAVMNNREATPLSKLTETLGLNKTTVFNLAESLVVLGFLMRTSNPKGYKLGLRCLELGRQVSKNLPILELSRPVLRELCQSTGETVNLAMPYFQEAILVEALQSQLGVRATAYAGARSNYHSSACGKVLLAFFPDERREWVLNNIEFTKLTQFTITDRGELEQKLEDIRVKGFATEVQENELGASCIAAPIFGPFDEVVASISVTGVVHRMSPERVAEISSELKERCARLSRELIAK
- a CDS encoding glucose 1-dehydrogenase, translated to MGLLDGKSGIVTGAAQGFGLATAKRLAEEGAAVALVDIKADKVNAAAASLVSEGLNAIAVKADVSDENATIRMLDEAEQAFGELNFIHQNAAIQVEKLLHETTLDEWDQLMAVNLRSMFLGAKHILPRMMRSGGGSIVNSASILSLSADEVLPLYSASKHGVLGLTRGIAVTEAYAKAGIRCNCICPGDIRTSMVEQYWAAQPDPASAEAETMAHYPMKRIGEPSEMADTVLYLVSDLSSFVNGTSIVVDGGVMAKVY